Proteins found in one Methanospirillum hungatei JF-1 genomic segment:
- a CDS encoding glycosyltransferase family 4 protein codes for MSSLKPIGAITGNLKQNQTGMANYAFNILQGLSANYKITQIADHTGDIIRGCQCIHPKNPPIPFNYLIWSLSASLQKKLFSQFDLIHNMCQYPVYPPKNKKYIITIFDLIPILFPELVTPVYAWQSRNLLPRVLERSDKILAISEHTKRDLIIRYQIPPDKIDVTHLGVSNHFRPYDHDLIQQYKLKKSLLNPYILFVGALEPKKNIPNLIKSFWMCLKKKPDLNLVLAGKPSWKYDEIFSLIHSLKLEKKIRVLNFIPYEELPLLYNGAEVFVFPSKYEGFGLPPLESMKCGTPVIVSNRSSLPEIVGENGLMVNPDNVLELKNLILKIIENPDYRRKLKEYYMKQAEKFTWEKCIQKTIQSYESILMK; via the coding sequence ATGTCATCATTAAAACCTATTGGAGCAATAACAGGAAACCTTAAGCAAAACCAAACTGGAATGGCAAATTATGCATTCAATATCCTTCAGGGCCTGTCAGCCAATTATAAGATTACTCAAATTGCTGATCATACGGGTGATATTATTAGGGGTTGTCAGTGCATTCATCCAAAAAATCCGCCCATTCCTTTCAACTATCTCATTTGGAGTTTATCTGCGTCTCTTCAAAAGAAGTTATTTTCTCAATTTGATCTTATTCATAATATGTGTCAATACCCTGTATATCCCCCAAAAAATAAAAAATATATAATTACCATTTTTGATCTCATACCAATATTATTTCCAGAGTTAGTAACACCAGTGTATGCCTGGCAATCTCGGAACCTTCTTCCCAGAGTACTAGAAAGATCGGACAAAATACTTGCAATTTCAGAACATACTAAAAGAGATCTTATTATTAGATATCAAATTCCTCCAGATAAAATTGATGTAACTCATTTAGGTGTTTCTAATCATTTTAGGCCTTATGATCACGATTTGATTCAACAATATAAGTTAAAAAAATCTTTGTTAAACCCATATATATTATTTGTGGGTGCACTAGAACCTAAAAAAAATATTCCTAACCTGATAAAATCTTTTTGGATGTGTCTGAAAAAAAAACCTGATTTAAATTTAGTTCTAGCTGGGAAACCATCATGGAAATATGATGAGATATTTTCATTAATTCATTCATTAAAATTAGAAAAAAAAATCAGAGTATTAAATTTTATTCCATACGAAGAACTCCCCTTATTATACAATGGAGCAGAAGTTTTTGTTTTCCCTTCAAAATATGAGGGATTTGGACTTCCCCCACTTGAATCTATGAAATGTGGAACTCCAGTAATTGTATCTAACAGATCCTCACTTCCAGAAATTGTGGGTGAAAATGGATTGATGGTAAATCCTGATAATGTTCTAGAATTAAAAAACCTCATATTAAAAATTATAGAAAACCCAGATTATCGAAGGAAATTAAAAGAATATTATATGAAACAAGCGGAAAAATTCACTTGGGAAAAATGTATTCAAAAAACCATCCAATCCTACGAAAGTATATTAATGAAATGA
- a CDS encoding class I SAM-dependent methyltransferase, whose protein sequence is MWEGVGTICDTYSVWAKNYHNFRLNVLRDIFINKLQIEKDTKILDIGCGSCIFREFLSPEECPEITAFDIDPAISNTHPITFIVDNAQKPALTGKWDIVYAGEVIEHLPSPNEAFIAWDRLLKPGGYMVVTTPNGLFPDQFEQHISLMSVSKMKKMFELHNYKIIEIIGNNFFIPFFDSLVKPLWRFEKLVDNLYDIKFKLPGKYGIMARNMIYIAQKEY, encoded by the coding sequence ATGTGGGAAGGAGTTGGCACTATCTGCGATACATATTCGGTCTGGGCAAAAAACTACCATAATTTTCGGCTTAATGTTCTACGTGATATTTTTATAAATAAATTACAGATAGAAAAGGATACAAAAATATTGGATATTGGGTGTGGTTCATGTATTTTTCGTGAATTTCTCTCACCTGAAGAATGTCCTGAAATCACTGCCTTTGATATTGATCCGGCGATATCCAATACGCATCCAATCACATTTATTGTGGATAATGCACAAAAGCCAGCATTAACTGGCAAATGGGATATTGTATATGCTGGAGAAGTTATTGAGCATCTCCCTTCTCCGAATGAGGCATTTATTGCCTGGGATAGGTTGCTTAAACCAGGTGGGTATATGGTTGTCACAACCCCGAATGGATTATTTCCAGATCAATTTGAGCAGCATATCTCTCTTATGTCTGTATCCAAAATGAAAAAAATGTTTGAATTACATAATTATAAAATCATTGAGATAATAGGCAATAACTTTTTCATACCATTTTTTGATTCTCTGGTTAAACCTCTATGGAGGTTTGAAAAGCTTGTGGATAATTTATATGATATTAAATTTAAATTGCCAGGCAAATATGGTATAATGGCTCGGAATATGATTTATATCGCTCAAAAAGAATATTAG
- the gmd gene encoding GDP-mannose 4,6-dehydratase, with translation MTKTAFITGITGQDGSYLAELLLSKGYEVHGLVRRASTFNTHRIDHIYVDAHDPDARIFFHYGDLSDSEMISHVLYNIKPDEIYHLGAQSHVRVSFETPEYTGNVTALGTTRILEAIRRSNPAIRFYQASSSEMFGHIAPPQNEESCFWPRSPYACAKLYAYWMTRNYRDGYNMFTCNGILFNHESPRRGEIFVTRKITRGIAAILAGKEKYLYLGNLEAKRDWGFTPEYVECMWQILQQDTPDDYVIGTGETHTVQEFVDAAFAYAGLDPEKHVKIDQKYFRPTEVEALLADPSRAEKKLGWKAKIKFSELVKIMVDADMKAAGLSPVGEGYEILDKKFPGRWWGRD, from the coding sequence ATGACAAAAACCGCATTCATCACCGGTATCACCGGGCAGGATGGTTCCTATCTCGCCGAATTACTCCTTTCAAAAGGCTACGAGGTCCACGGGCTTGTCCGCCGGGCCTCAACCTTCAACACCCACCGAATTGACCACATATACGTCGATGCCCATGATCCTGATGCACGAATTTTCTTCCATTATGGTGATCTCTCCGACTCTGAGATGATCTCACATGTCCTCTATAATATCAAACCAGATGAGATCTACCACCTCGGTGCACAAAGCCACGTCAGAGTCAGCTTTGAAACCCCTGAATATACCGGGAATGTAACCGCCCTTGGAACAACAAGGATTCTTGAAGCCATCAGGAGAAGTAACCCGGCTATCCGTTTCTACCAGGCATCATCCAGCGAGATGTTTGGACATATTGCTCCACCACAGAACGAAGAGAGTTGTTTCTGGCCCAGAAGTCCCTATGCTTGCGCCAAACTCTATGCATACTGGATGACCAGGAATTATCGGGACGGCTATAACATGTTCACCTGCAATGGCATCCTCTTTAACCACGAATCACCCCGAAGAGGTGAAATATTTGTCACCAGGAAGATTACCCGAGGTATTGCAGCAATCCTTGCCGGAAAAGAGAAATATCTTTACCTTGGAAACCTTGAGGCGAAACGTGACTGGGGATTCACTCCAGAATATGTAGAATGTATGTGGCAGATTCTCCAGCAGGATACTCCGGATGACTATGTCATCGGAACCGGTGAGACCCATACAGTACAGGAGTTTGTAGATGCAGCCTTTGCCTATGCAGGTCTGGACCCCGAGAAGCATGTAAAAATTGATCAGAAATATTTCAGACCGACAGAAGTTGAAGCACTCCTTGCTGACCCGTCACGAGCAGAGAAGAAACTCGGGTGGAAGGCAAAGATCAAATTCTCTGAACTGGTGAAGATCATGGTTGATGCAGATATGAAAGCAGCAGGATTATCACCGGTAGGAGAAGGGTATGAGATACTTGATAAGAAATTCCCAGGCAGATGGTGGGGCAGGGATTGA
- a CDS encoding glycosyltransferase family 9 protein, with protein sequence MKNKDYLYHKKKFLIGQLGSFGDCLYATTIARQLKNDYPDSYITWAIGTIYRSIIDNNPYIDDIWEYPISNRDELLSCWENFQKEAWIRKNKGDYDEIFLTQVFPGNIKYFDGTLRSAIFRAYNKPITVPLAPVVQLYESEIKNVHAFAQSHKLENFKTVILFECSPKSGQSFVTWDFAYNVASNITHKHKDLCIILSSNEAFHSNNKQIIDGSVLSFRENAELTKFCSLLIGCSSGISWLCTSEYAKPLPMIQLIKKETSMYASFIYDHEYHGIQSDMIIEMSECTPSTLIDCIEMIFSQNFALSRLKYHQKIPLDFKYYATVISLELLQKRKYKDALLSLKFTIKRYGLKINLLTSFIKVICKSKWLQNNLINKLGLKHL encoded by the coding sequence ATGAAAAATAAAGATTATTTATATCATAAGAAAAAGTTTTTAATCGGCCAATTGGGTTCTTTTGGCGATTGCTTATATGCAACCACAATTGCACGTCAGTTAAAAAATGATTACCCTGACTCATATATCACATGGGCGATTGGAACCATATACCGCTCAATAATAGATAATAATCCCTATATAGATGATATTTGGGAATACCCAATCTCAAATAGGGATGAATTGTTAAGTTGTTGGGAAAATTTCCAAAAAGAAGCGTGGATAAGAAAAAATAAGGGAGATTATGATGAAATATTTCTAACACAGGTATTTCCAGGAAATATTAAATATTTTGATGGTACGCTACGATCCGCAATTTTTCGCGCATATAATAAACCAATAACAGTCCCTCTTGCGCCAGTTGTGCAATTATATGAAAGCGAAATTAAAAATGTTCATGCATTCGCACAATCTCATAAATTAGAGAACTTTAAAACTGTTATCCTCTTTGAATGCTCACCAAAAAGTGGCCAATCTTTTGTTACATGGGATTTTGCATATAACGTTGCAAGCAATATTACACACAAACACAAAGATTTATGCATAATTCTTTCCTCTAATGAAGCATTTCATTCAAATAATAAGCAAATTATTGACGGAAGCGTATTATCTTTTCGTGAAAATGCTGAATTAACAAAATTCTGCTCTCTTTTAATTGGTTGTTCAAGTGGTATTTCATGGCTTTGTACTTCAGAATATGCAAAACCATTACCCATGATTCAATTAATAAAGAAAGAAACATCAATGTATGCATCTTTTATTTATGATCATGAGTATCATGGGATTCAATCTGACATGATTATTGAGATGTCAGAATGTACTCCATCAACATTAATAGACTGTATTGAAATGATTTTTTCTCAAAATTTTGCATTATCTCGATTAAAATATCATCAAAAAATTCCATTAGACTTTAAATACTATGCAACTGTAATTTCACTTGAATTATTACAAAAAAGAAAATATAAAGACGCATTATTATCCTTAAAGTTTACAATAAAAAGATATGGCTTAAAAATAAATTTATTAACTAGCTTTATCAAAGTTATATGTAAATCAAAATGGTTGCAGAACAATCTAATAAATAAATTGGGATTAAAACACCTATGA
- a CDS encoding glycosyltransferase family 4 protein: MKVGIFTGDHNQEETGIGNYICNLINEFKTFQIDLSIIRHPKGYSYNIKNQIIPYTISSTGMMVWSCAVSFQKYLFKDLDLVHSPTLALFPIKPHENYVLTVHDIIFKKFPQFIPKGTVRHTKLFFSHNLSIADKILADSHSTKRDLIEIYHVPNDKIEVIPAAADRIYRQLSESDIRKIIHKYNLFKPFILYVGTIEPRKNISKILESFSYCIKWFPDLELVIVGKKGWYYQEVFQRLNQLHIQEKVRFLGYVPLTDLPGLYNAAELFIYISQYEGFGIPPLEAMQCGTPVIASNTSSLPEIIGDGGVMIDPSDPITLANEIKKILSDNHFSEELSYYGLERSKHFSWKKTADMTYGVYEEIMCK; encoded by the coding sequence ATGAAAGTAGGCATCTTTACTGGTGATCACAATCAAGAAGAAACTGGGATTGGTAACTATATTTGTAATTTAATTAATGAATTTAAAACTTTTCAAATTGATTTATCAATTATTCGACATCCAAAAGGGTATAGCTATAATATAAAAAATCAAATTATCCCATATACAATCTCATCAACTGGAATGATGGTCTGGTCTTGTGCTGTTTCATTCCAGAAATATTTGTTTAAGGATCTGGACCTTGTTCACAGCCCGACACTGGCATTATTCCCCATTAAACCACATGAAAACTATGTTTTAACGGTTCATGACATCATATTTAAAAAATTCCCCCAATTTATTCCCAAAGGAACGGTAAGACATACAAAATTATTTTTTTCTCATAATCTCTCTATTGCCGATAAAATATTAGCAGATTCACATTCAACAAAAAGAGATCTTATTGAGATATATCATGTACCAAACGATAAAATTGAAGTAATCCCAGCGGCTGCAGATCGTATCTATAGACAATTATCTGAAAGTGATATCAGAAAAATAATTCATAAATATAATTTATTTAAACCATTTATTCTCTATGTAGGAACGATTGAACCGAGAAAAAATATTTCAAAAATACTAGAATCTTTCTCATACTGCATAAAATGGTTTCCTGATCTTGAATTGGTGATTGTAGGGAAAAAGGGATGGTATTACCAAGAGGTCTTTCAGCGTTTGAATCAACTTCACATTCAGGAAAAGGTACGATTTTTGGGATACGTCCCTCTGACTGATCTTCCAGGCCTGTATAATGCCGCAGAACTCTTTATATATATCTCACAATATGAGGGATTTGGAATACCCCCACTTGAGGCCATGCAATGTGGTACACCAGTTATTGCCTCTAATACATCTTCCCTTCCAGAAATAATAGGAGATGGCGGGGTTATGATAGACCCAAGTGATCCTATAACTTTAGCAAATGAGATAAAAAAAATCTTATCTGATAATCATTTCAGTGAAGAACTATCATATTATGGCCTAGAAAGATCAAAACATTTTTCCTGGAAAAAAACTGCAGACATGACCTATGGAGTATACGAAGAAATTATGTGTAAATAG
- the ltrA gene encoding group II intron reverse transcriptase/maturase gives MNGISSITHKSEDISDRKLAKQWKKFPFAKARDYVKRLQTRIAKAVKNGQYRLARRLQYLLTHSFYAKMLAVQRVTKNRGKRSAGVDGEKWTTPEQKMKAALTLSDKGYRAKPLRRIYIPKPQSSKMRPLSIPTMYDRAMQALYAMALMPWAETTADKTSFGFRMKRNAQDAASYTFQCLSRKTSGQWILEGDIRGCFDNFAHQWMLDNIPLDQRILNQFLKAGYIYDGILYRNKSGTPQGGLISPLLANMALDGMERMLKEHFPGNKVHLIRFADDFLVTADSQETALQCKELITEFLHERGLELSEEKTKIVHINEGFDFLGWNFRKFKGKFLIQPSKKAIAAIIDKVRVIIKSAKAWKQEDLIKALNPVIKGWAMYHRTVSASMTFGKLDWVVRNMLWRWAKRRHNNKGKRWIARKYWHPTLTKKQVFRTSTLTLENFSNTKIQYRKFIKLDANPFIDTEYFEHRKGVFLSKQRSIRMFLHYAHKSG, from the coding sequence ATGAACGGGATAAGTTCAATTACGCATAAAAGCGAGGACATCTCGGACAGAAAACTTGCAAAACAATGGAAGAAATTTCCATTTGCTAAAGCAAGAGATTATGTAAAGCGACTTCAGACACGTATCGCAAAAGCAGTGAAGAACGGCCAATATCGACTTGCAAGACGACTCCAGTATCTGCTTACACATTCGTTTTATGCAAAAATGTTGGCAGTACAACGAGTAACCAAAAACAGAGGTAAAAGAAGTGCAGGAGTAGATGGGGAAAAATGGACCACCCCTGAACAGAAAATGAAAGCAGCATTAACGCTTTCGGACAAGGGCTATCGGGCAAAACCTCTCCGGAGAATCTACATCCCTAAACCGCAATCGAGTAAAATGCGACCTCTTTCGATTCCAACCATGTATGACCGTGCTATGCAAGCTTTGTATGCAATGGCTCTTATGCCTTGGGCTGAGACCACAGCAGACAAGACATCATTCGGATTCCGAATGAAGCGAAATGCACAGGATGCTGCTTCATACACTTTTCAGTGCTTAAGCAGAAAGACTTCAGGTCAATGGATATTAGAAGGTGATATCCGCGGGTGCTTCGATAATTTCGCACACCAATGGATGCTTGATAACATCCCTCTTGACCAAAGAATCCTTAACCAATTCCTGAAAGCCGGTTATATTTATGATGGAATACTCTACCGTAACAAGTCAGGTACGCCCCAAGGCGGCTTAATTTCCCCCTTATTGGCTAACATGGCTCTTGACGGCATGGAAAGAATGTTGAAAGAACACTTTCCCGGAAATAAGGTTCATCTCATACGGTTTGCAGATGATTTTCTCGTAACGGCAGACTCACAGGAAACGGCACTCCAGTGCAAGGAACTCATCACTGAATTTCTTCATGAACGAGGGCTTGAACTCTCTGAGGAAAAGACCAAAATCGTTCATATCAACGAGGGGTTCGATTTCCTGGGCTGGAATTTCAGAAAATTCAAAGGCAAATTCCTGATACAACCTTCGAAGAAAGCTATTGCCGCAATCATTGATAAAGTAAGGGTAATCATTAAGTCGGCGAAGGCCTGGAAACAGGAAGACCTTATCAAAGCCCTAAATCCCGTAATTAAGGGATGGGCAATGTATCACCGGACGGTTTCTGCAAGTATGACCTTTGGGAAACTTGACTGGGTTGTCCGAAATATGTTGTGGAGATGGGCAAAGCGCCGTCATAATAATAAAGGGAAGAGATGGATTGCCAGAAAATACTGGCACCCAACACTTACCAAAAAACAGGTCTTTAGAACCTCTACTCTTACTCTCGAAAACTTCTCCAACACCAAAATTCAATACCGGAAATTCATAAAACTGGATGCAAATCCGTTTATTGATACCGAGTATTTTGAACACAGAAAAGGAGTTTTCCTCTCAAAGCAAAGATCGATACGGATGTTCCTTCATTACGCCCATAAAAGCGGGTAG